One Nicotiana tomentosiformis chromosome 1, ASM39032v3, whole genome shotgun sequence genomic window, ttccgagttcaagcaagtactcactcgaccattaagcctacaggttATATTACTTCGAGTCTGAGAAATCACCCAcccaactactaagcctacaggctacctcaTTTAAAGTTTGAGCAAAAACTCACTCGGTTATTAAGGCTACAAggtccaaattcgatcaaattacctaaagccttatgaaaaccttcataaggcatgaatgaaacaaaatcttcacaaggcagaaaataaaatagaggcaagtcgggaaaagaaaagatatatatatatatatatatatatatatatatatatatatatatatatatatatatatacacacaagaCTATTTACAACGTCCGAGatggaaactaagggctaagtttcttaaATATCTCCAagggcggtctcttctccatcgggatcctccccgctctcggaccctctcttgctcccatcatcatcaccattatcatcatcatcatcatcatcagatgcCAAGGCTTCAGtatcggcttcgagctctttagccctttttatctcttcagtgagatcgaaacctcgagcatggatatcCTAGAGGGTCTCCCTCTGAGattggcacttagcaagttcggcaacccaatgtgctcgagtgttggtggtctcggctgcctctcttgcttgtacctgagcagctttagcatcggcccgatagacggacacgaatgcatccgcatcggcctttgcctttttggcatcagattcggccttggcaagttcagaggccaaccgagcctcgaccTCCTCTATTCTTCTTCCTTGAACCGAGCTTTTTTCTTTCatactttgaagttggttttcggtcGATGATAGTTCGGCTCGAGCAACCTCTTTCTctacagcaaagcggtccataccttctttccacttcaaggactccgcttttatcacatcgacctcctcacggagtttcccgatcatctcgagTTTCTGCTGCAGTTGTGAGACCGATCAATTAACCATCGTtccggtatcgagcccataggcttttaatagtATTATTACCTGCTCtgacagatcggtctgatcttggtgagccttggccaactcagctcggaggcctttgatttcctctcccctttaccctaagaggagtttaagggcgttcctctcctccgtgaccTGTTGCGACCtgcaaataaagaagaaataaagttagaaaagaaaaacaaacataaaagtaatatccataaagagagttaaagcttacccgattcagagcttgctgcacTTTGCAAAAaaggcccgacacatcactagggccagtAGCATCCTCGACCGCAGTAAACAAATCACAGAAAGGATCCTCCCCTTCATGAGATCGGTTCATCTCGAGGGCCcctaaagcttgggcttcccgaatcgcccctttgGAAAAAGCAGGGAAAGTGGGCGAGTCTTTCTACTGCCCCTATTGACTTCGATGGGGCATTCTTTTCGGTTCGAAGAGAGTTAGGGACGGGcccttcagacatatccaccACCTATTGACTTCGATGGGAGATATACTCGATCCTCAATagctcggggactttgcccgaatctttctccgatgtaccctcagttcgaggcagagctttgtaaaccaccatcgatccaacTACCTATgaggcatcgatggttttcttcactcggacCACCAGTTCGAACCCGTTGTCcttttcttcttcctcgtcttcatcCCTCAGACGCTGAATTGATTCTAAGGTTAGAGGGATGGCATTCTTCCTCGACTTACGAGCTTTCGGTTTTGGGTTTTCGGAAGTAGAGGCCCTatttctcttattatccttcgCCGGTTTAGAAACCGGGGCTGAAGTTTCCTCTTTGCCGGACAAAGGTTTCAAAATCGCATCCTTGCCCAAATCTGCATacaagaaaattgatttgagtGTACGGAAAACAGTTCGAACTATCAATGGTGCGAGAAAGCagattaccatgatttttggcctctcatcggccctttgacaaatcgctcCATGAGCGCTCGACGTACGTAGAAGTCGAAGCCAGGGTCCGTACCTAGTCCTTGAGGTCGGGAAccgcaccgggcatccaaggaaccgctaCACCACAAAAAGGGATATCATTAAGAAAGGAAACGAAGGGGAAAAACAATGGGAGATAACAACCgagttacacttacgcttcatgttccattcttctgaaaatggcatcttctcggccggtaTTAGGTTCGAcatcttcactcgaacgaaccttcccatccagcctcgatgTCCTCATCTATGCTCTAGAATAGAACCTTGGTAGCCTGACGCtgtagttttattaacccgcctcgaaagaggcgggagcagtacaatctaatgaggtggtcgagggtgaaagacatcccctagattttgctcacaaagaaacagatcagaataacgatccgccaaaaataaGGATGATTTGGCCTAAGGTTATTTGGTATTTACggcaaaaatctatgataacggGATCGAGAGagcctaacgtgaaagggtaagtgtacacacttaaaaacccttccacatgagtagtaatatcctcttcgggagaaGGGACTACCACTTCTTTATTCCCCCAGTTACAATATTTTTTTATCTGTTCGAGATATTCTCCGGTTATCGAACACaaatacctcgataccggctcacatcggcccggaaCCGAAgagcctttgtcgaccttaaaatcggaggtaagaacacacgccacAAGAACACACTCCTCAAGCTgtggatccaccggtgttttgtcggcgacaggctgtgaagaagaaactttctctttctgaggaatggtttgtgatgttgtcgccatttttgaatttaaagatcgagaatagaagaaggtgacaaagatttggtagttttgaagaaggattttgcAGAGAAGAATTACAGATTTTCGAATGAACTCAGAAGATACGAAAAAcaacttgggaaatttggaagattgaagatgtaaaagtgataaatggtaaaaggaagggctatttatagattgaagcaatggcgattcaatatcagcggtggctgaccaccgtctgacacgcattaaatgccttgataAATAAAACCGACGGGAcatctatcacgtacgtcatggtcgggctcgatgcaaacgtcagtgcaTATTCAATCGAGCTattgagaaatcatatcgtttctcgtcatatccttctcgagaaacgaggggactatctatatacggtcgaaattaATTTCGGCTTTCATACGATTGATCGAGATGAGAACATAATAGACCAAAGGAAGACTTCGTAATGTCGAGACGAGTTCCGAAGATGGCAcgaacgagcttcagatttcaggtacATGTCAAACACcaagttcgaagtcattatcgagctcgggtccgaatcaaactatgatgagatgttatGGAATCAAGCTTAAGGGGCAAaggccaaccgataccgagccaTTACCGGACCCCGAGTCGGTGTCGAGCTCAAATCTGCATCGAGCTCTAAAAATGATACCAACCAACACCTAGTCCGATCAAACTTGAGCTCACAaataagagccgttgcaaccgcactaagggagagaatctcagcgggaattaggaaaaagctaatttatcatgggttccccactatgtatttttaatcaTATCTAAAATaagatcctccactataaagaggatggctatatttctgtaaaTGGCAAGTTTTTGTATACATGGTAACTCAGATATCATACattcctatattgaagagttatccttttctttagattcataaattgattcatcttgcttaatctatAAATCTTCTTCTTCTCAGCTttacttatttttcattctctacagtcaacactcgatatttctattcattcttacgatttgtgtcaagttataccacatacccttaaaactacgtataaatttaactctgtccatttttcgggtaaacacttgTCCTAGTTATAGAAGATGAATGCATATACGATTGTATTAGAATATGCCACATGATAACTAAGTAATAGTATAAATTTTCATTTAATCCCATCCAATCTTTGTTGAGAACTTGAGATGTTCGATTAGATGTTCATACAAATCTTCATTTTCAATGTCCTTCCAACATGTAAGCAAGAAACATGGTAAACATTGACACTTGAACTATTTGATTTCACAAAGAGAAATCAGTTCTAGTAAATATGTAATAATTGCCAAGGTTCTTCcaacaaagaaaatatatttcGTACATGCTATATGTAGTAGTCAACTAGGGGATGAAGACCACAGTCCaccccaacaacaacaacaacatagtATAATccctgttttcgatagaccctcggctcccttcctccaagaacttcccaccttgctcttgggtgactcgaactcacaacctcttagttagaagtggagggtgctcaccactagagcaacccactcttatcTAAACAATTCCACATAAAAACGTGTAACTTGAGAAATGCTGTACTCGGAAAGGACCCAAATTACAGTGCAGAAAATAACCAGTAACTGTAAAAAGAAAATTTCCTAATTACACTCGGTTTGTCTGTTTTCTAAGTCCATTccctaattaaatggtaaattcCCTAATTTTAAGCTTAGATTCCAGTTGGTCACTGTGGAAACAACCATCTTTAGTCACTTTATCACTATAGTCTAAAAACTGGTTTCTGTGCCAAATTTtgcatttaaaaatataaaagtacGGGTAAAAGATACATGCCTGTTATATCAGGGGAAAACCTCAATATCCTCTTGTTTGGTTTGAAGCCAAAAAGATAGAGAGGCCAATGGAAAAGGATAAATCACGCAGCAGGGACGTATGCATAACTTTTTGTAAGGAGTTAAAGAAGTAAACAAATTACTACACCAAAATGGGAGATGAGAAATAGGGAAGAGCAATACCAACAAACCCACACACCTAAAAATTGCAAATTATAGAGGAGGAAAACTTTTTCAAAATTATGGTTCTAATTCTAATTACTTTTTAGAAGTTGAGTTATTCATTATTACCTTTATTATGGTGTTAAACCATCAAACCAGGCAACATCGTTCATTCAATTATGTCATAGTACATCATTTTGCACATTCTTTATATGTCTAACAAATAAACAAAATTCAACGAAGCGGTATCACTGGAACATGCATCCGCCCCTAAATAacggaaaaaaatgaaaaatcataagTCACTTGTCTTCTTAAATGCAATTTCCATCGTCATATAACAAAAGATAAGTCGTTTCTGAGAAATCAAAATTTAGTATCCCTAGTAAAAAGGTAATCGCCAATGTTCTTCAATTCACCACCTAGACATATAGACATAAACAAAGTAGTCGACTGAGGAATGGAGACCATTTTGGGCTGGTCTCATGATCCACCTCAACTTCGGACGACTACGAAACATCACCAGGTAATCTCCTGCAATAAAGTGTATACTTTTGTTTTCCTCCCACCTCCTAACATTGTTGTACCTCGTGAAACAAAGCTATCAACAAATGGAACCTATTCCGTCTTAATTACTGTATTTATTATTGACACAAGGGATCTTTCCAACTTCGAACAAAGCCAAGCAATGAATATCAACAACATTAATATGCATCTGGGAGACTGAGAAAGCGCACCTGGAGCAGTACTTAATTGATAAAGACAAAATACTCTGAATATAATCCAAATCCCAAGGAGAAACATTAATTGATGGTATTGGGATTTGGGAAACAACGATCACCAATATATTTAATGGGAATGAGAAACAATTAATTACTTCCTCTGAGAAACAATTAATTTGTCATGGTTATTGAAAATAATTAGTCAAAAATATTTGTCTTTTACAAAATCAGGACTTACTCTAGTAAATATGAAGAGACGTTAATTTTATCAAGCAAGAGTCTTAATAAAATGAGATAAAAGATAAAATTAGGACAATTTAATTAATTAtctttttaattaatattttaaagaGGCACAAACAAATAAAAGGAGCGGGTCGGGGCACATTGCTTTGAATTTCGGCTGTAAATTACTCATCTCGTGGATTATGTAAGTTGTAACAAATTACTGATGGGTTGATGGGTGGACTGAAACAGTCTAAAAGATATTTGGTTCACGAATTCGATTTAATGTTCACAATGCAACTTACCAATACTTATAAGTTCAGTGTCTACTTTACATTAACAATTCACGTTTGCGTTGTATTGTTACTTTTGTTCCATAAAAGGACTTATTTGCAATTTACCCAAATTCTTCTTCTATATAAATGGAGAAGTTGTCTCCTAATTTAACTATCAGGATCCAACTTGAGATTCTTCCATTTCACCCTTTCCAGAAAATGAAGTCATCTTCCCCTTCAAAAACTAAATGCTTATGTGCCAATGGTGAAAATTCTAAGGAAATGAGCTTGAAATACAAAGAGATAATATCAGCCCTCCCCAAGCGTGAAACTCCCTATCCTCCTTATGAACTCTGCCAATACCAAGGCTTTTGGTTCCCTTTTATCTTCCTAGAAGGAATTGTACTTTTGCCAGAGATTTTCGAAGCTCAACCCTCTGATATTTTCCTTTGCAGTTATCCAAAATCAAGTACTACTTAGCTTAAAGCATTGGCCTTTTCTATTATGATCAGAGATCGTTTCTTTGATAATGACTCCACAAACCCTTTACTCACCAAGTTACTTCACGAATTTATACCAACTATGGAAGTTGATTATGTCAACAACCCTACTTTGCTAGACACTGAGTTGCCATTGCTGGCTACACATCTTCCTTACTTTTTCTCGTGAGCACAtgatttttgcccgactaaaatTACTTCTACAAAGTTCAAAAATAGATCTTTCTAAATTATTTTTCGTTTTTATTGAATTTTAGGATTTTTTGTCTgcttttggttacttatttaatatttaaaattataaaaaataccaaaaatatataaaatattcatTGCATAACATCTTAAATTTAATTGCACATTAGGTTTTAATTAATTTGAATAAAACTTTAAATTAaaggaaaagaaagagaaaaacaaagaaagaaaagggGTTGCATTTGTATTGGGCCATTCTCGAGGAAGCCCAATTGCTAAGATCCCTCAAATCAACGCGGCCCAGGTCCAACGCCCACCCAATCCGGTCCAGATTCCTCACTTAACCAAAACGGCGTCGTTTTAGTAACGACGATCTTAGCCGTTGATTTCCTTTGATCGAACGACCCACAACTCCACTCTCCAATCCCCTATATATATCGGAGACCCCTCCTCCACCCCCCCAAAACCCCATAGGTCCCTCTCACTTCTCCATCTCTCTTACTCAGCCTAACCCTAGCCGCCCCCAAACTCCCACAAACCTCCACCGGCGGTCGCCATTCTGGCACCACCAAACGACCTCCAAATCCGCCCAAATTCACACCCCACACTCCTCACCTCATCCTCAATCCAAATCTACCTTCAATTTTCCTAAAACACCACTCAAAATCCTCGAATTTTAGATCTGAAAACGGCCAGAAAACCTAATTTCGTTCTTTCTGATTCCTTCATCAAGTTCAAGCTGTTTTGAGTTGAAACTAACATTAATTATTTGTTCTTGTCAAGAACAATTAATTAATGTAAGCTTTAGTTCATTACGGAATCATCGGAATCCGGTCGAGCCTCTTGTTTCGCTTCAAGATGGgtagttttgtttttctttactaGGTACATCCTTGCCCTCTTTATCttgttttgttattttgtttGCTTTaagaaagattaaaaaaaaaaaaaaagagagaagaacaaTGTGTTTTAGGTATTTAATCAGAACTTGTTTGATGAACGTTTATCTCAGTTTAATTAGTTTAGCttagtaattagttaattaacAGTAAATTAACATTTTGGCTATTTGTTTTAAGGCGCAACATGTCTGTTTTGTTTTAAGGGTTTATGTGATTTTAACAGCTCAATTGCATGCTAGTTAGTTTTAATTATTgaattaattagattaattttgcTTCTTTGTTTATTGGGACTGATTTACATGATTTCTTTCTACTATGGCTCATGTGTAATTAATAGGAGTTAAAGGGGTCAAAGGGATTTGGAAAATTAGGGAATCTGATTTGTTTGTTGGGGAAGTCTCTAGAAGGGACTAAAAtgcatttttaaaaaaatcagaGTTAATTTCAAGTTGGTGTCACAAGAAATAATTTTCAGAAGTTAAAGGGTAAGAAATAAAAAGAACCATCTAGAAACAAGGACAGCtgtccaaattcagttttgaaagATGCTATTTTCCTAAATTTTAGGGAGGGCCTGAcagattctattttttttttgggaCTCTCTCTCATTCTCTCTGATTACACACACATAGCCTATATAATAGGACTCATTCTGCATTCTAAAACAGGAATTTTCGGACGCGTAAGAGAGCCCTGAAAAAATATTCCAAGACTCTTTCTCCTCATTTTCCAATCTGATCTCCTTTTTAAGTTCAAAGctagaaaacaaaagaaaaaaattcagGCTGTGTTTCTTTTCATTTGCCACTGTTCTTTTGCTGGGATTCATGGTTTGAGTTTGAGGCTGCTGTGGTTTTGGTTTTTCTGCTTTGTGTTCTTGCTGCTGTTTCTTCTCAGAATTTCAGAGACTTATTTTCTCTTCTACTTACTTTTGCTGCTTTAAGGTACACATTGATAACTTTGTATGATTCTGAGCTTAGCACAATCAATTTGAGCTTGAAATCTGTGAAATTCATATGGTCGTTGTACTTACATGATGTTATATATCTTCTTGTGAAATGTTCTAAGTGTTTGAATGGCTTGAATTGACATTCGCTCACCTCTTACCTGTCTGCTGCTGTTATGAATGTCCTTAAGCACATGTATTACTATTAGTTTCTATTATTGGCATCTCCACATCATAATTTGTTGATCATGAATTCTAATCTATAGACTTCCTAATGGTTTGTTAAGACAACATGTCAAGCTATTTGTGAAGGACTGATAATGTTATGTCATGGCTTCAACTTATGGGTCTGGCCATCAATAGGCCAGATCTGTGAGTCTCAAACCCAAATCAAGCCATTTTGAAATGTTGTAAGCTATTGTTCGTCAAATTGACAAGCGTTGTGGATGAAATCGAAGGTTACAGTTATTATAGCATTTCATCAAGTGTAGTAAACTCAATCAGTCAGGACTATGTAATTTTATTTCTTGTTATAGTTATAATTTAGTTGAAAATCCATTTAGTTGAAATTTGAAGTTCCCTTTATATGGGTAGTTCAACTTTAATTCTTGAGTATTGGTTTGATAAAATGGTTCAAATTTGTATTATGAATGTTTAAGCATGTTGTTTTATTTTTCTATCATTGGTAATAGAGACCAACGGAGATTTAGTGAATGTAGCACTTGGTGAAAGATCTGTTTGAGGCGTATATGTACAGATTTTCAGTCACAATTTTGAATTCGTTTGAATGTTAAAAGCAGTTGTTTGAGCAGTAAACTTTAAGACAAAGTAGACTGAAATTTGAATCACAAGAGCTTAATGGCATGAGTAATTCATTAGGAAATTATTTATATAATTGGAACCATTGTACTAGTGCTTTTCTTCTTCAAATGTAGCTTATTACGTTTTGGGATATGAACTTAGCTGACTTGGTGTTATAAATTGACTTGGTAAAGTGTCTGATTAATTCTCTGCAATTATTGCCACACAAATAAGTCTGGGCCACCGTAGTAATGGGGAAATAATTGGGATTATGAGGTACTTTATAAAACTGGACCTGAGCCGAAATTCAAGTCTGTTTGACACTCTATCAATAATTGATTCAGCGTCAATTATTTGTTCATAGGATGACCCATTTTCCTTTTAAAGGTGAATGTCTATCAATCATCAGACAATTCCAACAACTTAGATTTAATTAATTCTTCTAGCTCTCATTAGTTGAAATGTACGCTTCTTCCACACTCTTATACATGATTCATGGCCTCACATTAATCTCAAATcctagaaaaataattaattcatgaacaCCTGTAGAAATGCTTTTAGGCACACATTTAATCTATTATCGTAATTGTGCACACGTTCGCGTTACATGATTATAATTTTCCCAAATAAATCAAagtacgcgttcgcgcgactttggccgaacaattttaataaattgttattaattgtgtacacgtacgcgtgacatgatttttggCACACCAAACAAACAGATTCACACACACACGTGGTTCattttcaagataattccataatgcCATAATAAAGTaatttaaaagcggtaaaaggtaaaacgcacataggttctaaaacacGTAATTAAACAATTTAATTAATCCATGTATGATTAAAGCAACcttgctaaaaccacggaattcgggagtgcctaataccttctcccgggttaacagaattccttacccggtcttttgATTTTCGCAGACGTtaaacagagtcaaatttcctcgatttgggatttaaaataaactggtgacttgggacaccataaattatcccaagtggcgactctgaaataattaaataatacgattttgaataatgtcactttaattggaaaaactctctatCCCCCTCGGAAAAAATGAGGTGTGACAGTtctggcgactctgttggggatcgaacccagaatctctggttcagggttcaagaattcgagcttgttgTTGTGATTTTTACTTGGCTTTATTGATCGTTATTACTGTATTTGTGggtctaatgtgctaattgccgctcatttaccgctttgatattatttgaactatattaaaTTGttttcttacgcctcccttccgAGTCTTCTAAAAATATGGTGCACACGTATGtatggcccacttttctgttagaggtcataccaaataaAACGAGGATGGATCAGCCattaggccgggtagactttcgtgctcccggtacgtcGCTCCCACCACGGCTCAAGTTGTcccgcttgggtaagccatgtctagaacacacccccaggtttaaacctagaataacataaccTTATGccagatccctagtaggaacgtttgtttgcatcacgtgcgtTTGATTTAggggactcaacataggggttgggtccgtctaggacaagtATACCCGAAataaagaccatcctgatgcatcttacctGCTATGTGTGAATTTATTTCGGCTTATTTGTTGATCggttaagaaaataaaagaaaaaacaagagtgaggtaggatagaaaaTTCACCCGGTTCTGAAAACCCTGGTATTTGAAAATGCCTCGAAACTCTGCcaaaagttttgaaaaaaaagaaaaaaaatgcatTTCAAAAATGAAAGTAAATCAATATCATGCTCTTCCAATTATGTCAAAACTGACCGAACTACAcgagtctgattctcaccggatgtgagatacgtaagcAAATCTCATCGGTACCGACCCCAATTTTTccaatcaaataaataaagtatgTCCATTGGTTAGAAAATAAAACCGACCCAGCTTCGATTAAGTCCTGCGCCGTTTTTGCCAGAATAGCCATAGAATACCTTTAAATTATCAAATGGCTAGTCTCGTCAAGAACGGACATGTCTGTCAATAAGGCATCACTTTTCCCATAAAGTGTCTTACCTCGGCCTCAAAACTTTATTTGAAAGTGGGAAGGGGCCATTATTGCAAAGATGACCATTTTGGCCAACGCCGCACAAATAGTCACCTTCAGGTGATTTCCCTTTGAAACAAAATTGAAAACTGGTTTTTGCAAAAGAGTCTGCTGGTCTGTCTTCCGAACTAGAGTCAACCCTAACCCTAACCATTCACACGTACAAAATGAACACTGTCTAGAACCCGCCGTGAAATATTGTAGAGCAGGCTCCACTATAGCTTCAAATGTGGTGGTATGACTTGGGTAAAGATGGTCAAGACTGGGTAGTAGAACATTTGGGTGCTCTTACGGATATTATGAAGGTCAAGCCCCGGAATGATCTGATCAAGACTTTAGTGCCCTTCTGAGATCCCGTTCACAATGTCTTCCGCTTCTCAGACTTTAAGCTCACTCCCACCCTAGAGGAAATAGCCGGATATACTGGTTTCGGCCGGAACTTGAGAAAATAGCAACTTATATTCCCAAGGCCTCCCTCTGTGCGCCGGTTCTTTGATATTTTGAACATCAGTaaacaaataaggaagaacaATATAAACAATGGATGTTGCTCTTTCTACTTCCTGTACTCCAGGTATAGACATCCAAATGGGTTTGAAACGCATGAAAAGGGGTTGAACAACAAGCAAAGTAAAGATACTTGGAAAATTCATCGTCACTTTGCTTTCATAGTGGCATTCCTGGGCATCATAGTCTTCCCAAATGAAAAAGGGACGATTGATATCCGTATGGCTAGAATTGCACAAGTCATAACTGCCAAAGAAGATCACACACTTGCTCCACTTATATTGTCGGATATCTATCGGGCATTAACACGGTGTAAGTCTGGGGCGACGTTCTTTGAAGGTTGTAATATCCTTCTACAAATGTGGTTAATTGAACATCTTCGCcttcatcaaaaatttataagCTACAGCCCAAGCAAGAGCAACTTCATTGAGAGTTATGAGGAGAGGgtaaaagattacaactctccagaaggggTTGAATCTTGGATCGCCCACTTGAGAACTTTAAAGGCGAATCGAATTGAGTGGACTTTAGGATGGCTCCAAGTGAGGGAAGTCATACACATGACAACCACAAAGAACGATTTGCTATTGATGGGCTTGAGAAGTGTCCAACCATATGCACCGCAAAGGGTTCTAAGACAATTGGGAAGATATCAAGTGGTGCCtgaggatgaagatttgagtgtcCAAGTTATTGAGCTATACCCCGAAGCCCCACTTTCCGAGGCTTTAATCCAACAAATCTGGAATGGTTGTCGATACTTAAAAGAGGACACCCAAGTGCCCGATCTTGCAAGAGGAGAAGTAGATCCAGGCTATGCCACATGGTTCGAAAGAAGAAACTGCATTAATGATGAACCAGAGCCCGAGCCTGAAAGGCCCGCCAAAAGGCCTCATATTCAGGCTTTTGATGACAAAGTCCGAGAGCATTTGGCCTGgggagaaaaggaaaagaaatatcaAGCCACCATTCACGCCTTAGAGGAAAAGTTGAGGAACCTCGCATTTGAGAATGACTTACAGGCACAGGTAACCGAAGGTGAAAAGAGAA contains:
- the LOC138906514 gene encoding histone chaperone asf1-like — encoded protein: MIGKLREEVDVIKAESLKWKEGMDRFAVEKEVARAELSSTENQLQSMKEKSSVQGRRIEEVEARLASELAKAESDAKKDIHARGFDLTEEIKRAKELEADTEALASDDDDDDDNGDDDGSKRGSESGEDPDGEETALGDI